The Euphorbia lathyris chromosome 2, ddEupLath1.1, whole genome shotgun sequence genome includes a window with the following:
- the LOC136218806 gene encoding probable serine/threonine-protein kinase PBL7 yields the protein MGHCPCFGFLSNRMKLKPEIIKRESLFESRGEAGSKVNPNSMRRKRESNNNNNSSNVAPTFTYEELAIATNYFSPQCYLGRGGFGAVYKGHLESTRQVVAVKQLDLADGLQGEKEFLVEVLMLTLMHHPNLVNLLGFCAEGVQRLLVYEFMAMGSLEDHLFDVTPDKEALDWKTRMKIASGAAKGLDCLHNANPPVIYRDLKASNILLGEGFHPKLSDFGLAKFGPIGDNSHVSTRVMGTYGYCAPEYASTGRLTLKTDIYSFGVLLLELITGYRAVDEINGRRMHLIHWALPIIRDQKNHLKLADPLLRGQFSASVLNKAVEVASTCLNENANLRPSSSDLVTAIDFLLSCKHKPKDASLEWPEIHLAPNITAVVIEKDLDRDRAVAEAKMWGETWREKRRRQSPVSNETSSKKARGPKRWREALY from the exons ATGGGTCATTGTCCTTGTTTTGGTTTCTTGTCTAATCGGATGAAATTGAAACCGGAAATTATCAAAAGAGAATCCTTGTTTG AATCAAGAGGAGAGGCAGGATCAAAAGTCAATCCAAATTCAATgagaagaaaaagagagagcaataataataataactcttCTAATGTGGCTCCAACATTTACCTATGAAGAGCTTGCAATTGCTACAAATTACTTTTCGCCTCAATGTTATCTTGGAAGAGGTGGTTTTGGCGCTGTTTATAAAGGGCATTTAGAAAGCACTCGTCAG GTTGTAGCTGTTAAACAGCTAGATCTAGCAGATGGTTTGCAAGGAGAAAAAGAGTTTCTGGTGGAAGTTCTTATGCTCACTTTAATGCATCATCCTAACCTTGTCAATTTGCTCGGTTTCTGCGCTGAAGGCGTACAACGCCTTCTTGTCTATGAGTTCATGGCTATGGGATCCTTGGAAGATCACCTTTTCG ATGTTACACCTGATAAGGAGGCTCTGGACTGGAAGACAAGGATGAAGATAGCTAGTGGGGCAGCAAAAGGATTAGACTGTCTTCATAATGCTAATCCTCCTGTTATATACAGGGATTTAAAAGCATCAAACATATTACTGGGAGAAGGATTCCATCCAAAACTATCAGATTTTGGACTAGCTAAATTCGGTCCGATCGGTGACAATTCACATGTCTCAACCAGAGTCATGGGTACATATGGTTATTGTGCCCCTGAGTATGCCTCCACTGGAAGATTGACTCTAAAGACTGACATTTACTCTTTTGGGGTTCTCTTGTTAGAGCTAATTACTGGATACAGAGCAGTAGACGAAATCAATGGCCGTCGAATGCATCTAATTCACTGG GCACTACCAATAATTAGGGACCAAAAGAACCATTTGAAATTAGCAGATCCATTACTGAGAGGACAGTTTTCAGCTTCTGTATTGAACAAAGCTGTAGAGGTAGCATCAACCTGCCTTAATGAAAATGCGAATTTACGTCCTTCATCAAGTGATTTGGTGACAGCCATAGATTTTTTACTGTCATGTAAACATAAACCAAAAGATGCCAGTCTAGAATGGCCCGAGATTCATTTGGCTCCAAATATAACAGCAGTGGTCATAGAGAAGGATTTGGATCGAGATCGTGCAGTTGCAGAGGCAAAGATGTGGGGTGAGACTTGGAGAGAAAAGAGACGACGCCAAAGTCCTGTTTCTAATGAAACCAGCAG taaaaaagCACGGGGgcctaagaggtggagagaagctctctattaa